In one window of Prevotella sp. E13-17 DNA:
- a CDS encoding aminotransferase class I/II-fold pyridoxal phosphate-dependent enzyme, which yields MIQGHGDDTFRYKDIRMNFSSNIYAHADLGSLQTFLTERMGVISQYPEPDAYSLATVIAQRLHVPIGSVLVTNGAVEAIYLVAQMLAGEGIRHYMVSQPTFSEYEDACKMFGMEKGEGGACWICNPNNPTGTVARRLPLDKYKVTVIDQSYEDLTAARLMSPAEAVAAESVIQIHSLTKTYAVPGLRVGYIVASEALVSRLQRWQRPWSVNALAVEAGKWLLLHHVSVVPDLSAYLAETQRLYRALNQLPMIQALPTETNFMLARIESATAAELKEYLATKHRMLIRDASNFSGLNEHYFRISAQRPEENDALIAAIASFH from the coding sequence ATGATACAAGGTCACGGAGATGATACATTTCGCTACAAGGATATTCGAATGAACTTCAGTTCGAATATCTATGCTCATGCCGATTTAGGCAGTTTGCAGACATTCTTGACGGAGCGCATGGGCGTTATCTCTCAGTACCCCGAGCCTGATGCTTATTCGTTGGCAACGGTTATTGCTCAAAGGCTTCATGTACCCATTGGTTCTGTGTTGGTCACCAACGGGGCTGTTGAGGCTATCTATTTGGTGGCACAGATGTTGGCTGGCGAGGGTATTCGTCACTATATGGTCAGTCAGCCCACGTTTAGTGAGTATGAAGATGCTTGCAAGATGTTCGGCATGGAGAAGGGGGAGGGGGGTGCTTGTTGGATATGTAATCCCAACAATCCTACAGGTACTGTCGCCCGCCGTCTGCCCTTAGATAAATATAAGGTGACGGTGATTGACCAGTCATACGAAGATCTAACGGCAGCTCGGTTGATGTCGCCTGCCGAGGCTGTGGCAGCAGAGAGTGTTATCCAGATTCATTCGCTGACAAAGACCTATGCTGTTCCGGGACTACGCGTAGGCTATATTGTTGCTTCCGAGGCTTTGGTTAGTCGGTTGCAAAGGTGGCAACGCCCATGGTCGGTCAATGCCTTGGCTGTAGAGGCGGGCAAATGGCTACTGCTTCACCATGTCAGTGTTGTGCCTGATTTGTCGGCTTATCTGGCAGAGACACAGCGTTTGTATCGTGCATTGAATCAGTTGCCCATGATTCAGGCATTACCGACTGAGACCAATTTTATGCTGGCGCGTATTGAGAGTGCTACGGCGGCAGAACTCAAGGAATACCTTGCCACGAAACATCGTATGTTGATTCGTGATGCTTCCAATTTCTCAGGATTGAATGAACATTATTTCCGCATTTCGGCACAGAGACCAGAAGAGAACGATGCGCTGATAGCAGCTATAGCCTCATTTCATTAA
- a CDS encoding DUF3316 domain-containing protein produces MNNKLRCLIALCWFLSVGHTANGQEPVHVTRYLQVGYGETNILDTYLTQEKFKGDGISILVSSERKKPSSDWSTLMHSQLNLSTAKDRSGDKSEVEGAFNFAWGRLYRWQKLNGSLTLQAGGVVNAGLGFIYNTSNSNNPAQARAGLQLMPTGIASYTFPLWKRFVLLRYELNLPLVGVAFSPNYGQSYYEMFSLGNYDHNIVPTTFVSAPYFRQHFMVAYPIYRTTMLSLSYLGDYQQLQANHLKQHVLSHRIMLGIIKDF; encoded by the coding sequence ATGAATAATAAATTAAGATGCTTGATAGCCCTATGCTGGTTCCTGTCTGTTGGCCACACGGCCAATGGGCAGGAACCAGTTCACGTTACCCGTTACCTGCAGGTGGGCTATGGTGAGACCAACATTCTGGACACCTATCTCACACAGGAGAAGTTCAAAGGTGATGGCATCAGCATTCTAGTTTCCTCAGAAAGAAAGAAGCCATCGTCAGACTGGAGCACGCTGATGCACAGTCAGCTGAACCTATCTACGGCGAAAGACCGTTCGGGCGACAAGAGCGAGGTGGAGGGAGCTTTCAATTTTGCTTGGGGACGCCTCTATCGATGGCAGAAGCTCAACGGCAGTCTGACACTTCAAGCTGGCGGTGTGGTCAATGCGGGACTGGGCTTCATCTATAACACCTCCAATTCTAATAACCCTGCACAAGCAAGGGCGGGACTACAACTGATGCCAACAGGCATTGCCAGCTACACGTTCCCACTCTGGAAACGCTTCGTACTGCTTCGCTATGAGCTGAATCTGCCGCTCGTAGGTGTAGCATTTAGTCCCAACTACGGTCAATCGTACTACGAGATGTTCTCGCTTGGCAACTATGACCACAACATCGTTCCCACGACCTTTGTGTCTGCCCCCTACTTCCGTCAGCACTTCATGGTGGCCTACCCTATCTACCGCACCACCATGCTATCGCTGAGTTATCTTGGTGACTACCAGCAACTGCAGGCAAACCACCTGAAACAGCATGTGCTGTCGCACCGGATCATGCTGGGCATCATCAAGGATTTTTAA
- a CDS encoding cob(I)yrinic acid a,c-diamide adenosyltransferase, translated as MKQIYTKTGDGGQTSLRGGERVEKDDIRIETNGQIDHLNALLGVVRSALDAPLIRQIQQELMVVMSHVATPEGCENPKALHVVALTDQMEREIDALTDSRALGFVVPGDHREKAFLHVARTQCRTVERRLWTLHRSYPVDADILIFFNRLSDYLFALSL; from the coding sequence ATGAAACAGATTTATACAAAGACTGGCGATGGCGGACAGACCTCGTTGCGGGGCGGTGAACGTGTGGAAAAGGACGATATACGCATCGAAACGAATGGACAGATTGACCATCTGAATGCACTTTTGGGTGTCGTTCGCAGTGCCTTGGATGCACCTCTCATCCGACAGATACAGCAGGAGCTGATGGTGGTGATGAGTCATGTAGCCACACCCGAGGGCTGCGAGAATCCTAAGGCGCTTCATGTAGTAGCGCTTACGGACCAGATGGAACGCGAGATTGATGCACTGACAGACAGTCGCGCTTTGGGATTTGTGGTGCCTGGCGACCATCGCGAAAAAGCTTTCCTTCATGTGGCGCGCACGCAGTGCCGAACGGTGGAACGTCGTTTGTGGACGTTACACAGGTCTTATCCCGTGGATGCTGATATCCTGATATTTTTCAATCGCTTGTCTGACTATTTATTTGCTCTTTCATTATGA
- a CDS encoding DNA gyrase/topoisomerase IV subunit A: MDDEIKDELKKSENTDVSDNSDNSDQPENAEGHSDYKPVNRFDASVVHHLSGMYQNWFLDYASYVILERAVPHIEDGLKPVQRRILHSMKRMDDGRYNKVANIVGHTMQFHPHGDASIGDALVQLGQKDLLVDTQGNWGNILTGDRAAAPRYIEARLSKFALDTVFNPKTTEWQLSYDGRNKEPITLPVKFPLLLSQGAEGIAVGLSSKILPHNFCEICDAAISYLHGEEFHLYPDFQTGGSIDVSKYNDGQRGGVVKVRAKIEKLDQKTLVIRELPFSKTVSTLIESITKAIEKGKIKARNVTDLTSAQVEIQVHLAPGVSSDKTIDALYAFTDCEINISPNCCVIKDEKPQFLTVSDVLIHSAERTKDLIRQELEIRKGELLEQLHFCSLEKIFIEERIYKDKKFEEAPNVDKVCEHIDNRLTPFYPQMVREVTKDDILRLLEIKMQRILKFNKEKADELMARIKAEIDEIDRDLANLTEVTAAWFQFLKDKYGKDHARLTEIRNFDTIEATKVAEANQKLYINRSEGFIGTGLKKDEFVCNCSDIDDIILFYKDGKYKVVRVAEKLFVGKNVLWIDVFKRNDKRTIYNVVYRDGRNGPCYIKRFNITGITRDREYDLTQGTAGSKIMYFTANPNGEAEVIKVTLDASVQAKNPRMSIFLERSFAEVLIKGRASKGNLLTKKPVHRITLKSQGHSTLGGRKVWFDPDVNRLNYDEHGRLLGEFFDDDQILVVLTNGEFYLTNFDVNNHYEENILRIEKFMPEKVWTAVLFDADNQGYPYVKRFLMEATKRKQNYLGENPASKLILLSDQVYPLIKVTYGGADEFRGSEEIDAEQFISVKGFKAKGKRLSTYQIESIVELEPTRFPEEPEAPETPEATDTPDDEGEGSDPDEGKSQQQVIDEMTGQLRLFDDE; the protein is encoded by the coding sequence ATGGACGACGAAATAAAAGACGAATTGAAGAAGTCAGAGAATACTGATGTTTCCGACAATTCAGACAACTCTGATCAACCAGAAAACGCCGAGGGCCATTCTGACTATAAGCCTGTGAACCGCTTCGATGCTTCGGTGGTTCACCACTTGAGCGGCATGTATCAGAATTGGTTTCTGGATTACGCTTCCTATGTTATTCTGGAACGTGCCGTGCCACATATTGAGGACGGACTGAAACCCGTGCAGCGCCGCATTCTGCACTCCATGAAGCGTATGGATGACGGACGCTATAACAAGGTGGCTAACATCGTGGGACACACCATGCAGTTTCACCCTCATGGCGATGCCTCTATTGGCGATGCACTGGTGCAACTGGGACAAAAGGACCTGTTGGTAGATACGCAGGGTAACTGGGGAAACATTCTGACTGGCGACCGTGCCGCTGCCCCTCGTTACATCGAAGCCCGCCTGTCTAAGTTCGCCTTAGACACGGTCTTCAACCCTAAGACCACCGAATGGCAATTGTCGTACGACGGTCGCAACAAGGAGCCTATCACCCTACCCGTAAAGTTCCCCCTTCTTCTTTCACAAGGTGCCGAAGGCATTGCCGTGGGTCTGTCGTCCAAGATTCTGCCCCATAACTTCTGCGAGATTTGCGACGCTGCCATCAGCTATCTGCATGGCGAGGAGTTCCATCTCTATCCCGACTTCCAGACAGGAGGCAGCATTGATGTATCAAAATACAACGACGGTCAGCGTGGCGGCGTTGTGAAGGTGCGCGCCAAGATTGAGAAATTAGACCAGAAGACGTTGGTCATCCGCGAACTGCCTTTCTCCAAGACTGTATCCACTCTGATTGAGAGCATCACGAAAGCCATTGAAAAAGGTAAGATCAAGGCCCGCAACGTGACCGACCTGACATCGGCACAGGTCGAGATACAGGTGCATCTGGCTCCCGGCGTTTCGAGCGACAAGACCATTGATGCGCTCTATGCCTTCACCGACTGCGAAATCAACATCTCGCCCAACTGCTGTGTCATCAAGGACGAGAAACCGCAGTTCCTAACCGTGAGCGACGTGCTGATTCATAGCGCTGAACGCACCAAGGACTTGATTCGTCAGGAGCTGGAGATACGCAAGGGCGAACTGTTGGAACAACTGCATTTTTGTTCGCTGGAGAAGATTTTCATCGAGGAGCGCATCTATAAAGACAAGAAGTTTGAAGAGGCGCCCAATGTGGACAAGGTCTGCGAACATATCGACAACCGACTGACGCCTTTCTATCCTCAGATGGTGCGCGAGGTGACCAAGGACGACATTCTGCGACTGTTGGAAATCAAGATGCAACGCATCCTGAAGTTCAACAAAGAGAAGGCCGATGAGCTGATGGCACGCATCAAGGCTGAGATTGACGAGATTGACCGCGACCTGGCTAACCTCACAGAGGTGACCGCAGCGTGGTTCCAGTTCCTGAAGGACAAGTATGGCAAGGATCACGCACGACTGACAGAGATCCGCAACTTCGACACCATCGAGGCCACAAAGGTGGCAGAAGCCAACCAGAAACTCTACATCAACCGTAGTGAGGGCTTTATCGGTACGGGACTGAAGAAAGACGAGTTCGTCTGCAACTGCTCAGACATCGACGACATCATCTTGTTCTACAAAGATGGTAAGTACAAAGTGGTACGCGTTGCCGAGAAACTTTTTGTTGGCAAGAACGTGCTATGGATAGATGTCTTCAAGCGAAACGACAAGCGCACCATCTATAACGTAGTATATCGCGACGGCCGCAATGGTCCATGCTATATTAAGCGCTTCAATATCACGGGTATCACCCGCGACCGCGAATACGATCTGACACAAGGCACCGCTGGCTCGAAGATCATGTACTTCACGGCCAATCCTAATGGTGAAGCGGAGGTTATCAAGGTGACATTAGACGCCTCTGTCCAGGCCAAGAACCCACGCATGAGCATCTTCTTGGAACGCTCGTTTGCCGAAGTGCTGATTAAGGGACGTGCCTCGAAGGGTAATCTGCTGACGAAAAAGCCCGTACACCGCATCACGCTGAAATCACAGGGACACTCAACACTGGGTGGACGCAAGGTGTGGTTCGATCCCGACGTGAACCGTCTCAACTACGACGAGCACGGACGACTGCTGGGCGAGTTCTTCGATGACGATCAGATACTGGTTGTCCTGACGAATGGTGAATTCTACCTGACCAACTTCGACGTGAACAACCACTACGAGGAGAACATCCTGCGCATAGAGAAATTCATGCCCGAGAAGGTATGGACGGCCGTGCTCTTCGATGCCGACAATCAGGGTTATCCCTACGTCAAGCGCTTCTTGATGGAAGCCACCAAACGCAAACAGAACTACTTGGGTGAGAACCCTGCCTCAAAACTGATTCTGCTCAGCGATCAGGTCTATCCACTCATCAAGGTGACCTATGGCGGTGCCGACGAGTTCCGCGGTTCGGAAGAGATCGATGCGGAACAGTTTATCTCGGTCAAAGGTTTCAAAGCTAAAGGCAAACGTCTCAGCACCTATCAGATAGAGAGCATCGTTGAACTTGAGCCTACCAGATTCCCCGAAGAGCCAGAGGCCCCCGAAACACCGGAAGCCACCGACACCCCAGACGACGAAGGAGAAGGCAGTGATCCTGATGAAGGCAAAAGTCAACAGCAGGTGATTGACGAGATGACCGGTCAACTAAGACTTTTCGACGATGAATAA
- a CDS encoding FKBP-type peptidyl-prolyl cis-trans isomerase codes for MKIRYFIFACLSLLSFASCSETDGEPDEYDNWQARNAVFFASLEDSLAAKPGEWKKLKSWSLREDTLTASTDYIYAHVMPSGMESGETTSPFYTDSVRVMYQGRLIPSASYSEGYPFNTGTVYGKFTPVTGATTKFLVSGHTDGFATALQNMHRGDYWRIYVPSALGYGDYGTTGVPGYSVLVFDLLLIDFSPAGQAMPVWN; via the coding sequence ATGAAAATTCGATATTTTATCTTTGCTTGTCTCTCACTGCTGAGCTTTGCCTCATGCAGTGAGACCGATGGCGAGCCCGATGAATATGACAACTGGCAAGCCAGGAATGCGGTGTTCTTTGCCTCGCTGGAAGACTCACTGGCAGCAAAGCCCGGCGAGTGGAAGAAGCTGAAAAGCTGGTCTCTGCGTGAAGACACGCTGACGGCTTCCACCGATTATATCTATGCGCACGTGATGCCTTCTGGCATGGAGAGTGGCGAGACCACCAGTCCGTTCTACACTGACTCGGTGCGTGTGATGTATCAGGGACGCCTCATTCCTTCAGCATCTTATAGCGAGGGTTATCCGTTCAATACAGGAACCGTCTATGGTAAGTTCACACCTGTCACGGGTGCCACGACCAAGTTCCTCGTGTCGGGTCACACCGATGGTTTTGCTACAGCGCTGCAGAACATGCATCGCGGCGACTATTGGCGTATCTATGTACCTTCTGCATTGGGTTATGGCGACTATGGCACAACAGGTGTTCCCGGCTACAGCGTCCTGGTGTTCGACCTCTTGCTCATCGACTTCAGTCCTGCTGGTCAGGCAATGCCGGTCTGGAACTAA
- a CDS encoding S41 family peptidase has product MRRLIYLLCLLPLFAACVDEEQFDNSPQGNFEALWKIIDEHYCFFDYKQQAYGLDWDAVKVEYAARIDDTMTSKQLFEVLTGMLSELRDGHVNITTAFDYGRYWSWYENYPTNYNDSIIRRYMGTDYKIAAGLDYRLLDRNIGYIRYESFMDGIGDGNLDEVMMECMLCRGLIIDIRNNGGGNLTNAEKLAARFCNEKTLVGYYQHKTGPGHHDFSKMEARYIVPSSNLRWQKPVVILTNRHVFSAANEFVMYMKQMPQAIIVGDHTGGGAGMPFSSSLPNGWNIRFSAVPMYDANQQSCEFGIEPDHLVQLTDDDVAKGRDTLIEYACDLLMK; this is encoded by the coding sequence ATGAGAAGACTGATATACCTGCTTTGTCTGTTGCCGCTATTTGCTGCTTGCGTCGATGAGGAACAGTTTGACAACTCGCCACAAGGTAATTTCGAGGCCTTGTGGAAGATTATCGACGAGCACTACTGTTTCTTTGATTACAAGCAGCAGGCGTATGGACTTGATTGGGATGCCGTGAAAGTGGAGTATGCAGCACGCATCGACGACACGATGACCAGCAAACAGCTCTTCGAAGTGCTGACAGGTATGCTCAGTGAACTGCGCGACGGTCATGTGAACATCACGACAGCCTTTGACTATGGTCGCTATTGGTCGTGGTACGAAAACTACCCTACCAACTATAATGACTCGATCATTCGTCGCTATATGGGAACAGACTATAAGATAGCAGCAGGACTGGATTACCGTCTTCTGGACCGAAATATAGGATACATACGCTACGAGAGCTTTATGGATGGCATTGGCGATGGCAATCTGGACGAGGTGATGATGGAATGCATGCTGTGTCGCGGACTCATCATTGACATCCGCAACAACGGCGGCGGCAACCTGACCAATGCAGAGAAACTGGCGGCACGCTTCTGTAACGAGAAGACACTGGTCGGCTACTACCAGCATAAGACAGGACCTGGACACCACGACTTCTCAAAGATGGAAGCTCGCTATATCGTACCCTCAAGCAATCTTCGCTGGCAGAAGCCTGTGGTCATCCTGACCAACCGACATGTGTTCAGTGCCGCCAACGAGTTTGTGATGTATATGAAACAGATGCCACAAGCCATCATCGTGGGCGACCATACTGGCGGGGGCGCCGGCATGCCCTTCAGCAGCAGTCTGCCCAATGGCTGGAACATACGTTTCTCTGCTGTACCAATGTATGACGCCAACCAGCAGTCGTGTGAGTTTGGAATTGAGCCAGATCATCTGGTGCAGCTTACTGACGACGATGTGGCAAAGGGAAGAGACACACTCATAGAGTATGCCTGTGACTTATTAATGAAATGA
- a CDS encoding glycine--tRNA ligase — protein MAQEDVFKKIVSHCKEYGFVFPSSDIYDGLGAVYDYGQNGVELKNNIKQYWWKSMVLLHENIVGIDSAIFMHPTIWKASGHVDAFNDPLIDNRDSKKRYRADVLIEDQIAKYDEKIQKEVEKARKRFGDSFDEAKYMETSERVKEAKEKRDALHARYAEAMQGPDLEALKQIILDEEIVDPISGTKNWTDVRQFNLMFSTEMGASADGSMKVYLRPETAQGIFVNYLNVQKTGRMKIPFGIAQIGKAFRNEIVARQFIFRMREFEQMEMQFFVAPGTELEWFPKWKETRMKWHLALGFGAENYRFHDHDKLAHYANAATDIEFKMPFGFKEVEGIHSRTNFDLSQHEKFSGKSIKYFDPQTNESYVPYVIETSIGVDRMFLSIMCHSYCEEKLENGETRVVLKLPAALAPVKLAVMPLVKKDGLPEKAREIINDLKFHFNCQYDEKDSIGKRYRRQDAIGTPYCVTVDHDTLNDGCVTLRFRDTMEQERVKISDLASIIEDKVSIASLLKKLQ, from the coding sequence ATGGCACAAGAAGACGTATTTAAGAAGATTGTATCGCATTGTAAGGAGTATGGTTTCGTTTTCCCGTCAAGCGATATCTACGACGGACTGGGCGCTGTCTATGACTATGGTCAGAACGGTGTGGAGTTGAAAAACAATATCAAGCAGTATTGGTGGAAGTCAATGGTCCTGCTGCACGAGAATATCGTGGGTATCGACTCTGCTATCTTTATGCACCCCACCATCTGGAAGGCCTCTGGCCACGTTGATGCTTTCAACGACCCCCTCATCGACAACCGTGACAGCAAGAAGCGCTATCGTGCCGACGTGCTGATTGAGGACCAGATTGCCAAATACGACGAGAAGATTCAGAAAGAGGTAGAGAAGGCTCGCAAGCGCTTCGGCGACTCTTTCGATGAGGCTAAATACATGGAGACCAGCGAGCGCGTGAAGGAGGCAAAGGAGAAGCGCGACGCACTGCACGCCCGCTATGCTGAGGCTATGCAGGGCCCCGACCTCGAGGCTCTGAAGCAGATCATCCTCGACGAGGAGATTGTGGACCCCATCAGCGGCACCAAGAACTGGACCGACGTGCGTCAGTTCAACCTGATGTTCTCTACCGAGATGGGTGCCTCTGCCGATGGCTCTATGAAGGTTTACCTGCGTCCTGAGACGGCACAGGGTATCTTCGTGAACTACCTGAACGTGCAGAAGACTGGTCGTATGAAGATACCTTTCGGTATCGCACAGATCGGTAAGGCTTTCCGCAACGAGATTGTGGCTCGCCAGTTCATCTTCCGCATGCGTGAGTTCGAGCAGATGGAGATGCAGTTCTTCGTAGCTCCCGGCACCGAACTCGAGTGGTTCCCCAAGTGGAAAGAGACTCGTATGAAGTGGCACCTGGCACTGGGCTTCGGCGCAGAGAACTATCGTTTCCACGACCACGACAAGCTGGCTCACTATGCCAACGCCGCTACAGATATCGAGTTCAAGATGCCATTTGGCTTCAAGGAGGTTGAGGGTATCCACTCTCGCACCAACTTCGACCTCTCTCAGCATGAGAAGTTCTCTGGCAAGAGCATCAAGTACTTCGATCCTCAGACCAACGAGAGCTATGTGCCCTACGTTATTGAGACCTCTATCGGTGTTGACCGTATGTTCCTCTCTATCATGTGTCACTCTTACTGCGAGGAGAAACTGGAGAACGGCGAGACCCGCGTCGTGCTGAAGTTGCCCGCAGCCTTGGCTCCTGTCAAGCTGGCTGTGATGCCTCTGGTGAAGAAAGATGGTCTGCCCGAGAAGGCTCGCGAGATCATCAACGACCTGAAGTTCCACTTCAACTGTCAGTATGATGAGAAAGACTCTATCGGCAAGCGCTATCGTCGTCAGGACGCTATCGGTACACCATACTGTGTGACTGTTGACCACGACACCCTGAACGATGGTTGCGTCACTTTGCGTTTCCGCGATACGATGGAACAGGAACGCGTGAAGATCAGCGACCTGGCCTCTATCATCGAGGACAAGGTTAGCATTGCAAGTCTGCTTAAGAAACTTCAATAA